The proteins below are encoded in one region of Telopea speciosissima isolate NSW1024214 ecotype Mountain lineage chromosome 10, Tspe_v1, whole genome shotgun sequence:
- the LOC122642024 gene encoding uncharacterized protein LOC122642024 gives MKKRKVHPSPPVVSDHLAFLPATLLTLTVALSPEEKEVLAYLISCTGNSTDGRRNTQKTATIGGRGGGDHPSSFNCNCFRCYMSYWVRWDSSPNRQLIHEILDAFEDGLLQHQRVNYKNRRERKKRGGHVSNHDVKPFVEGSVVRHELDELEAVEVSSGGGGGGDGDGSDGETDGGCGSCGREEEVEKGSVRRFVSFIGERIWGVWSP, from the coding sequence ATGAAGAAGCGCAAGGTTCACCCATCACCACCCGTCGTCTCCGATCATCTTGCTTTCCTTCCGGCGACACTTCTGACGTTGACGGTAGCACTTTCTCCAGAAGAAAAGGAAGTATTGGCGTATCTCATCTCCTGTACCGGAAACTCAACGGATGGCCGGAGGAACACCCAGAAAACTGCTACTATCGGTGGCCGTGGCGGTGGCGATCATCCCTCATCATTTAACTGCAACTGTTTTCGATGTTATATGAGTTATTGGGTTCGTTGGGATTCTTCACCAAACCGTCAACTTATTCACGAGATACTTGATGCCTTTGAAGATGGGTTACTGCAACATCAAAGAGTTAACTACAAGaacagaagagaaagaaagaagagaggtggTCACGTGTCGAATCATGATGTGAAGCCTTTTGTGGAGGGTTCGGTGGTCCGGCATGAGTTGGATGAGTTGGAAGCGGTGGAGGTGagcagcggtggtggtggtggtggtgatggtgatggtagtGACGGCGAAACTGATGGTGGTTGTGGTAGTTgtggaagggaggaagaggtGGAGAAAGGCTCGGTGAGACGGTTCGTCAGTTTTATTGGGGAGAGGATTTGGGGCGTTTGGAGTCCATAG